The DNA sequence GCAGCTTCAAATGCATCACAAGTCAAGTCCACAGCAGCTGTAAATTTCTCCCGAGAGACATCGACAGCTTCAAATTTCTCCCAAGACAAGTCAGCAGCAGCTGCAAATTTCTCCCGGGACAAGTTGGcagcttcaaattcctcctgggaCAAGTTGGCAGCTTCAAGTTCCTCCCGGACAAGTCGTCAGCAGCTGCAAGTTCATCCCGAGACAAGTCGGCAGCTTCAAATTCTTCTAAGCATCCATCCGAACCTAGACGTAAACGTGGACGTGAATCTAAACATTATTAGAATGTTGATGCCATAGGCATGTATAGATgttttattatgttattattatcaaattaagTTCATCAATTAACTAATATAACTAAAAGTTTCGTCTTACGGTCCCCACATTATTTAACTAAGACAGAGACATAATTATTAAACTTGTAATTAGTTAAGCAggattaaaaataaatagaaatactataaaaagaaaGCCTACGAATTAGGAGCAAGTTTCTTTTCTCACTTTGAGCATGCAAGTCATTAATTAAACGTGCATGAAATTTCAAATATATTATCTTGAAGCTCAAAAAGCAAGAAGCATTCGGAacctaaaataaagaacaaacacATTATTGGTTTAGAGAATACTAGTGTgtgaaattattatatattaattaagcaGCCATGATTCCTTAAGAATTATGTCCGACTAAGTTATCTGCCAATGAATAATAATCACTACTACATACAGGGCTAGGCGGTGTGATTCTTTGAGTCATGAGTCACGCGGTGAAAAAGAAGCCATGAAGAAAAAGGAATAATAAGCCAAACTTCTATTTGTGCTTTCATGCCATTTTTAATGGGAAGGGAACGAAATTCTGGCAGCAATACCCAAAAAATTAAAGCAGATTAACATTAACTAAATTGTATTTTAGGGCTTTAATTAAATAAGACTTTATCATTTTATTAGTACagcaaattttatttattttattctttagtcGCTCATTTACTCATTTATTTATACTCATTTGTCTATTTTAGATGAATACGAAGATAGTACACACCTTCATTTATTAGTAAAGGATGTGCATAATTTGGCAGAAGGTTTGTGCATAATTGTCAATTTCGATAAACATCATGCAGCAATTGGAGAAGCAGCTGGACTCCTTGCAGGAGTTTGTGGGCAATTGGCCACTAATTGTGTAGCATTTCCAATCAGTTTTGAAAAGTGGTCAGACATTCTAGcaaacttttttgaaaatcaatggaATATTTTTATTCTAGTAAGAAGATTACTCAAACTCTAAAGCTTATTTCTTTGCCATTATTTAGTTATATTTGCTGgttaatatatattctttgttATAATATTGAAGGCTCGATTTTGCTTCAAAATAAGTGATAACTTGGCCAAACAATTTTTGCTCCAATCGCTTGGCAAAAAATGAAGGGAACATAGGATAAAGTTTTGGAATGATTTTTATGATCCGAGGTTGAGTAAAACCAAGATCATAAATAATGCACCAGAAGATATTGCTCCTGATTAATGGGCTTTATTCGTAGAATATCGTTTGAAGCCTAAAACTCAGGTAAGTACTTACTCTCCTAGTTAAATGTTGTCCTTTTTTACAGCCTTtggaatatatataattattagacaTACCCACTAAAAAGCCTTATATGAAGTAGATATTGCTGCTGCCTGctcttgtattttattttatatagagtTGGTAATGAACTAGTGATAACTTCTCATGCAGTAGTGCTGCACTCTTTTGCTCTCTTGaaaccattattattgttattattattattttttgactCTCTTTTTATAAGCTTTGTTATATGCTGAATGCATGTTTGCCTCTATTTAATTGTGTCCAAATTTAACTTGCAAAAACTTTGTAAGAGGAATAAAAAATTCGGCAAAAACAAATAATTCCTCATACTTTAGGTGCTAAATCAATTACACGAAGAAGGGCTGAATTGGTAATCAATTAATGCATGCATATCTAATCTATCTCAAATATAATGCATGCATTATCTCTTAATTTTCTGCATATCTAATctatcaaaaataataattagatGAATTATATATACATGATTGAAGTTAGCAAGCTGCTATTTTTTGATCGAGTTTTTCTACTTTTCTTAAATTTTAGACGGAAGAGACGGGAAAAGAAATTAGTAGGGTTCAAATGTGGGAcattactcaaaaaaaaaaaatagatggaTGTTATGTTAATGAAAAGGTTAAAGAAATAGCGGTAAGACTAAATTGCAATAAGTAACTtgcttgtattttttttctttcttttttataagataatactattttttattctttctttttctttttatatatgtagAAGAAGATTGAAGCACATAGCAGCCAACAACTGATGGAATCAACTGTTAATTCTCCTGTTGATGCTCTTGGAGTAGTTTTTGGGAAAGAGCACCTTGGTCGTATTCGAGGTTTAGGTATGGGAGATGTTCCAACAATTGCTTTCAAGAACAACATTACAAGGATTAGTCAAATGAATTTAGGTTCTTCAAATGATGATGGCACATCATCTACTTGTGGTCCAAATGTGCAAGAAGAGTTGGATACCGTTAAAGCGCAATTGAAAGTGCTAGTCTCCTATATTGCTTCTAAGGAAGGAAGTAAAATTCCAATACAATTAGCTGGAATGTTCTCTATTTAACAAGTTTTACAGGTACAAATACAattatcctcttttttttttctttgctttatCTCCTTCAGTATTTCTTAGGTTCATAGTAAGGAAATCCTTCCTCAATTCATTAATGGAATGTTGTTAGATTAGGAAGTTATAATCCTATAGCTATTTATGgattaattcataaattaaaaacattACAAGAAATATGTTGAATATTGATATAGTTTCCTGTATCAATTATAGCTTTAATATGCTACAGCCTACATAGAATGGTGTTTGGGATTGTTGTTGCTCCTCATATATTACTAAATTCTTTTATAATTACTGAAATGTAGATGGTTATCGGATCTTTTAGTACTTTGTTTAAGTGAATTTTGTTGGTCTGGATAATCGTTTTTGTGCTAGTTCCTCTCCGTATCCTTCTCTTGAAGGTTTGGAGGATGAGAAGGAATGCATTACCACTTGCTCTGATGAAGATGAAACTAAGTAGTTCAATtcctcctatatatatatatatatatatatatatatatatatatatatatatatatatatatatatatatatatatatatatacacacacacgcaCTATCTAATAACTAGCATTATATATTCCCATaattaagttatatatatatatatatatatatatcatggttTTAAATTATGGTTGCAAATTTAATGCTTCGAAATATGTAGAGAGAGATATGCATGCATGGATGATGAGTTAATTTGCTTATTTGATTGTTGATTAATGAATAAGAAGGTTATCTCACAGTGATGaagcatataaatttttttcagaGATCAGAATTAATTAACATGTATGTGTGCCTGTATTGAATGAAAGAAATTTAAATACTTCATTATTGAACTACTATATAATCCTCGGTTATTATTAAGGACTTAATTAAAGTGTTTGAAATCTTTCTCATATTTtggttttgattgattttttttaatttagtgtgtATGATGAGTGTTTGAAATCTTTTTCGTATTTAATTTGCTcttttatgtgaatttttttagatgaattcaaattcataattattcacttattattaatatatttctttttcttgcatttttcgtgctcataataattatatttttgttgtaggaATTTGATCAAGAGAGTGAGATTCCATCACCAAAAGAGTTAGGAAGTATGTCTTCTGGAACAAGCAACAAGGAAGCATGACCTTACTTGATATGTTAAAGACGTATATTAAGGATTATATGTTAAGAcgtattattgaaaaatattactttgatactttgtttttgGATTATGATATTTCAATTATGACTTGGATTATGACTTTTGGATCATGTATGAATTAAAAATCATCTTATAATGTTGATTTATTGCTATGCCTTTTGGTTATTATGAGATTTTTGAGTGAGTTTCGAAAATATCACTTTAAATTGGTGGtttcaatcttattttaaaaagcataaaattATCATCATAATTAGGTACAAACGGCGGTTAAAAACCcttattttaaatgaaaacgATGCTATTATACGCTGGTAAAAACAGCGGTTAAAAACTTCATTTTAAACGAAAGTGATGCCATTATAACCCAgtaaaaacggcggttagaaATTGCCATTTTAAACACAAAAGATGCCATTATAACCTGGTAAAAACGGCTGTTATAGCCGCCATTTTAAACAATtcaaaaaacttttattttaaccCTCACAAAACCGCCATAATAACCAAAATGGCACCCAAAATAACGGCGTTTTTTGGAGGCGTCATTTTTGGTAATAATGGTGGTTCTAACTACTATAATTTCCAAAAATAATCGCCGTTTTAACCCTATTTTTTGTAGTGAATTACCATACACTCGTTAGTTATTTAGAAAAATTGAGTTtgagaaaaagaataaagaatTGATGAAAGGTGAAAGTTATTAAGAgggatgaaatatatatatatatatatatatatatatatatatatatatatatatatattgcaagaAGTTCCGATACAATATCGCAGACAACAATcactatctttatatatatatatatatatatatatatatattgcaagaAGTTCCGATACAATATCGTAGACAACAATCACTATCTTTctcatacatataataattttgtCAGAGACTGCACTATAATAATATTACAATGGCAGCGGTTATATTATCGTTTCTTAGTTTATGTCGCAGTTATTGTCTGTCATATAATAATTGAAtgtttaaaatagtaaaaaatttaaaaattgttaaaaagtataaacatgaaattttttatttttgtaaaaaaccaaaatattctacatataatagtttatattctTGTAATTAAAGATACTTTACATTTCTTTCCtaataatctaaaaattaattccATTAGGTACATATAGTAATTAAAACTATAGCACTTTTTTTATTGTCCACTTGTCAACTTCTTGCTTAGCTCATAGATACAAAGCCAAAAAAAAGAATGCATCtaattttagataaaataaaatcagTATCTATGATTCAGAGTATTTTCCAAAACAATACCAGCTAGAATaccaaatttttttagttttctctaaTAACTAAATTAACGATTAGCATGTGAAAAGATCACGTGATACCATAGTTACTCAATTAAAACTAAGACATAATTGCATTCCactctcattttttcttttccaattttttttataaaatataaaaattttaatttccaaaacaaattaaaaatatatgattttttaatatctattttttggTGTTGTCATAAAATTTGTTTAACAAATAGACAAACTTgtctatttatataaaatttgctTATGCATTTGGCAAATTTACTCGAGTTATGGTATAATTTGGATTgtattggtatatttttatttttttaattagtctaattttatttaaataatttaaattttagattatcaaatttaattttaaaatttaaatagatataatttaaataattaataatttaatttgataaaaataaaaatactcattattattgtactcatatgattaattatatttatccaGTTTTCAAAAAGTTAACTATCTgaaactattaattttaaattaaaaaaatatacttgtattatttttaaattaaataaacatacacgtattattttaaattttgttaatttaaataaacgtactcgtattattttaaataattttacaatgaataaaagtagatttatttgaaaattttaaattttaaataaacgtACGCGTACTATaagtataattatattttaattcaaatttgatgattttaaactattaatttttaaaataaataaatataattaataatatgaaaatattatggttatgtttatttttatcaaattaaattaaattgttaaatttaaattatatctatttaaatattaaattatttaaataaaataaaaataattaaaaaaaataaaatatatcaatAGGATTTAAATTATAGCATGATCCAAGTAAATTGGCTGAATTTTatgaaaacacacaaaaaaatggatcttgaaaaataataatgtatttttaaattttaattaggtttgggaattaaaatttttatttattttataaaagaaaaaaaaaatctctctCGAATATATTATCTTTGATAAACAAATAACAGTCTTGAAACTATACCAAAAGCTTAACGAAATTGCTGGATTCTTGGCCAACCAATTTCAATTATTCATGTGATGTGATTTGGCATTTCTCTCACGTTAACCCACCCCTTCCATGTAGCTAATTAAATTAGCATCATAATACAAAACCTCTCTTTTCTGTTTGGTGCATTCCACAGACCATTCCCGTTAATAGAACTCTTTCCAATTTCCACACACACACGAAACAAACAGAGCCCCACGTTTGGCTTCAATTTAACTCCTCTCATATAAAACCACCTGCGGCCTCTTCCTTCTAGTTTTCTACTTTCTCCTCCATTctcgtaaataaaaaaaaataaaacaaaatttggaaaaataataaaagaagatgGGAGAAGAGAAGGGTTGGTCTGTGAACGTGCCCTTGCTGAACGGGGGAAATGAAGAAGGGTCTCGGCAACCGAGCAGAAGGGTTGTGATTGGGGCAGTGTGCGGGTTCTTGGTACTGATTTCGTTAGCGGCATTGATAGGATTTCACAATGCATATAGTGGGGAGACCTTGTATTGTGCGGTTCAAGGAACAACGCATGGACAGCCAATTCTTTCGCGAGGGGTGTCGGCCGGTGTATCGGAGAAGACCAATAGGCATTTGGGAGCAAAGCCATTCCCTGGCTGGAGCAACACCATGCTCTCGTGGCAGAGGACTGCCTTCCACTTCCAGCCCGATAAGAACTGGATGAACGGTAAtgcctcctctttcttcttcttctccttcatacttgttaattaattaatcaatagaaagagcatttatatgtttttttaatgCCCTCATATATGTATACCCCATAAcaatcactaaattaattatttatataaaatatatattaaaaataaactaaacaatTTATGTAttcatacataaatatataatgatttaatttgatagttaattttttcTGTTAGCGtaacatttttgtttttttaaacgaaaatgttcaatcaatttaaaaataaaataaaatgaattttttttttatttgtttgtttggtcTTCTACGTTCCATGGAGATAGAACAATGGAGATGGAACAGAGGCAAACCTACGTGCAATTATATATCTTTCATGTTTAAACACAAGCTAAATTCAAATGTTAAGTGACGACAATATCAAACATAATCAACTATAATATTGAATAGGAGGGATTGGTACACGtttctttatatataaaaaattatgtttttgttctttcaaaatttgaatttagaaatttttattaaaagaaaaattatttattaaaattaaaagaaaaattatttgaatGGAAATTGTATTGGAATGAAATAAGTATTGAGTATACTCACATTTTGTAAAACAGGTAGATACTTGTTAGCTATTCATTAAGTCTCCGATCTTTTCATTTCTTATTAAtacaaaattattctaaaaatactaaaaataattaccAAATATACGACTATTCTAATATATGTTCAGGTGCAATATATTTTATTACTGtattacaataaaaattatttcttttcatttaaatttaaattataaagcaCTTTTATTCTAGACTTTCTTATCTCAACTTAACATTTTCCGTCCCTTATCTTTGTCTGGCTTCTCTGATTTGCTCTGATGGTGTGGAAAACGTGCTTGGCTCCCTTCAGATCCTAATGGTAAGAggatttttatcttattttatagtttagaatatatatttataagtaaagaaaaaaaaaaaagagtacgctttaagaaaaatatattgaAATAATTTGAATGAAAATAGCCCTACTTGCACAATTTTGAGTTTTtgttaacaaaattttatttttagtaatgTTATATATGTGCGTTAGACTAATATTATTAGTCAATAGAATTAAGGTTTATTTAGGTGAACttctaaaaaaagatatttttttaagatttttttttcaaaaaatcttttatatttaggtataataatataaaagtatgtatttatttatttattacctaaaaaaacattttttgtttttaaagaaaaaatctttttaaaaaggataaaaatggtaacttctcaaaaaagatatatttttttaatttttttagtatttttatttttactattaaaaatttaccaaatacgctaaatataaaaaaatattttttattaatttaatggtGCTCAAACAAACACTTAATGCAATTCCTATTTTCTTTCTTAAATGAATTAACATTTtaatgtataatttgaattatatttattaattttagtgacTATTGATAAAAATGAGTTCTCTATTCTCTTTGCCTCTCGTTTACCAGAGTGCTgctaaaagttttaatttaatgtcAATATTTTTTTCCTCATTTAAATTGCgttttgtttatgttttattttttatttttattttaatatttttgtttctttttataaaaaaataaaaacaaaagaaaataattattttttattttataaaattataaaaatataaaatgctaaaaatataaacaaaaaataagtaGCACTTTTCTTTTTAAGACCAAGTTATGTTTTCATGGATGAATGATGAATCagaaagtttttaaattgatcacatttagtatttattttttttatttttaggtaattttcttATAATTAACTTATTGataaaatttgtatttattttttatttaccctttAAATCATTTTATTCGTAAAAAGTTTTAATATTCAAACATCATTATAATATCTCAGGACCTGTATACTACAAGGAATGGTATCACTTCTTCTACCAGTATAATCCAAACGATGCCGTTTGGGGTGACATAGTTTGGGGCCACGCAGTGTCAAGGGACATGATACATTGGCTTTACCTTCCAATCGCAATGGTTCCAGACCAATGGTACGATGCAAATGGTGTGTGGACCGGCTCAGCCACCATCTTATCCGATGGCCAACTCGTCATGCTCTACACCGGTTCGACCAACGAGTCGGTTCAAGTACAAAACCTGGCTTATCCGGCTGATCCTTCCGACCCTCTCCTTCTGAATTGGACCAAGTACGACAAAAACCCGGTTCTATCCCCTCCTCCGGGCATTCATTACCGCGACTTCCGCGATCCGACGACGGCCATGCTGACGTCGGAAGGCAAGTGGCGTATCAGCATTGGGTCCAAGATCAACAAAACCGGCATTGCGCTTATCTATGACACtgaggatttcaaaaatttcgagcTCAAGAATGGGTGGCTCCGGGCCGTGCAGGGAACCGGTATGTGGGAGTGCGTTGACTTTTATCCAGTGTCAAGCATCAATGATGTTGGATTGGATACCTCTGCCTATGGGGATGGTGTTAAGCATGTGGTGAAGGTGAGCTTGGATGATGATAGAAATGATTACTATGCAATTGGTTCTTATGATGAGAAGCTTGCAAGCTTCTTGCCTGATGATGTTAAGAATGATGTTGGTATTGGACTGAGGTATGACTATGGTAATTTCTATGCTTCCAAGACATTCTTTGATCCAAGTAAGCAAAGGAGAATCTTGTGGGGTTGGATTACAGAGTATGATAGCGAGTGTGTTGATAGAACCAAGAGCTGGGCATCACTTCAGGTATTGCGTTTTGAAGCCTTTAGTTTCgtcttttatattttaacaatAGTGTCTTTCAAACTTATGTTTgataaaattaaactcaaaataatatttaataagtataaataataattgtgtttggtgaaataatttttaatatttaaaaaatttgtagaaaatataaatataaaacaagtataagtatataatttttttatgggttaatagttaaattagttcaTGAAAGATAAGACATTCTTTAAATTcatcttttaaagattttttcaatcaaattggtcCTTTAAAGATTACGAATTAATCATATATGTCCTTCAATTACTTCACTCACAATTTTCTTAACGATTGATGATGTGAAATGTTAACTGATGATAGCATACATGACACATAACATGTACAATTGGACGTTGATTAACTATGCTtactgaaaatttatcaatttagtcGTTAGGTTATATTAGGAATAagatttttgtaattgaaaaaaatgactaaattaataaattttcataaatatatctaATCAATATCTAATTAGACATATtagatattatatatgttattaagTAACGTTTTACAATAtcaatcattaaaaaaattattaatagagtaACTAGAAGATAAAtatgattaatttgtaatttttaaaggactaatttaattaaaaaaatctttcagggataaatttaaaaaatatcttatcttttatggactaatttaactattaacctatttttttatttatgttagagGTCAAATTTAACAATTTGTATAGAATATAtggtgaaatataaaatatattttgaaaataaattaaacaatatatatttatacacaaatatattatggctaattttaatatatatatatatatatatatatatatatatatagtatttttgtttttttttattcattaaacaaAAGATGATATGTTTGCTTTTTAAAAGGCTTTACCAAACTAAGCATTGTTTGGTTTCGATTCTTctataatatactaaaaaatataccGCTATATTTTAATTGTGCAGGGCATTCCGAGGACAGTGAGACTTGATAGGAAGACATGGAGCAATTTGATTCAGTGGCCTGTTGAGGAGGTGAATAGTTTAAGATTGAGAAGCAGTGAGTTTAAGGATTTGAAGGCCAAGCCTGGTTCAGTTGTTCCACTACAAGTTGAAACAGCCACACAGGTTAGCGTCCATGTTGTCATATTGACTAAGAAGGAATTGAGTGAATACATCACTATGGTGGCAATTATTTTGAAAAGacagacaaaaaaaatatttaatctgatctttgatatttttgttttgggattaattaatttttgtgcaaaaaaaaataacattaatttttttaatataagagttaatcaatttcataaaaataaaattcaagagttcagttgaatatttttttttgtcaaaagtttcattattttttaaagtaattttaagagctgttttagatttttttctatatataatatgATGAACAAATATATCAAAAGGAAAAAGATTAAAGATTAATTCTTTTACAATTAATAATCAGTGCTAATATTTTGAGTGTGTTTAAAAATAAGCTTAAATAATTTTGTGCACATTATAGacagatataattttttttatttattaaaatcacaattaagtataatctttgctttttttttttgtgacataATCTTTTGCTTTTAAATacataaaagaaatatataaaacgtaaaatatttaaaatattttatattacttaacaaatgattaaattattatttcattaaaagtttaaaaacatattaaatcaatcatattattataaatgaaattaattatgtaaaataaaaattaattttatttcaaaattgataaaattattatttggctttatatttttttcatttatttaataTACATTTTTCATCACCACCAATAACCATGACCACCATTAGATTATTGTGGATCTTTACCACGTCTTTTCTTCTCCAAAATCTTCtcttttatataaataactagatgataaaattaatttttatatttttaacatactAGATCATTTCAATTTCAACTGTTTCTATAAAAGAAAATGGAGAGATTCTAGTTTACTTATAATGTAAATTCCCCGAATTTACAAATTAATTCAATTCgtatttcttattcatttcaaacaaagaatttaattttaaaatgaaattaagaatTCTAACTCTTGTATTCCAAACACAACCTAAGGGGTTTTTTCATTCATATGTAAtgatatttcttta is a window from the Arachis hypogaea cultivar Tifrunner chromosome 1, arahy.Tifrunner.gnm2.J5K5, whole genome shotgun sequence genome containing:
- the LOC112803145 gene encoding acid beta-fructofuranosidase-like, which encodes MGEEKGWSVNVPLLNGGNEEGSRQPSRRVVIGAVCGFLVLISLAALIGFHNAYSGETLYCAVQGTTHGQPILSRGVSAGVSEKTNRHLGAKPFPGWSNTMLSWQRTAFHFQPDKNWMNDPNGPVYYKEWYHFFYQYNPNDAVWGDIVWGHAVSRDMIHWLYLPIAMVPDQWYDANGVWTGSATILSDGQLVMLYTGSTNESVQVQNLAYPADPSDPLLLNWTKYDKNPVLSPPPGIHYRDFRDPTTAMLTSEGKWRISIGSKINKTGIALIYDTEDFKNFELKNGWLRAVQGTGMWECVDFYPVSSINDVGLDTSAYGDGVKHVVKVSLDDDRNDYYAIGSYDEKLASFLPDDVKNDVGIGLRYDYGNFYASKTFFDPSKQRRILWGWITEYDSECVDRTKSWASLQGIPRTVRLDRKTWSNLIQWPVEEVNSLRLRSSEFKDLKAKPGSVVPLQVETATQLDIVAEFEVDKEALETTLPESDTDYICESSGGASGRGALGPFGLLVLADAGLSEFTPLYFYVSKGLNGSLRTTFCSDQSRSSVATNVNKKVLGSVVPVFGGEKLSLRVLVDHSIVESFAQGGRTCVTSRVYPTRAIYGAAKLFVFNNATDATVTASIKVWQMNSAFIRPYHPETDT